A section of the Phaseolus vulgaris cultivar G19833 chromosome 8, P. vulgaris v2.0, whole genome shotgun sequence genome encodes:
- the LOC137824547 gene encoding exocyst complex component SEC10a-like, which yields MAVLIWRLLITATNFSIILCLCLVVKLEEAEADDGEPNGHIRVSSDAAKYSSQAVASPLFPGVEKLLSLFKDSCKELLELRKEIDGRLYNLKKDVSVQDSKHRKTLSEYLMEFNSSPCDLVELSPLFSDDSRVAEVASVAQKLRHLLKKILEDMEYLFHQLWEM from the exons atggcggttttaatatggcggttattaataaccgccacaaatTTCAGCATAATAC TCTGTCTGTGTCTGGTTGTGAAATTGGAGGAAGCGGAAGCGGACGACGGCGAGCCGAACGGGCATATCCGAGTGTCGTCTGATGCAGCCAAGTACTCCTCGCAGGCAGTTGCGAGTCCGTTGTTCCCCGGGGTTGAGAAGCTCTTGTCGTTGTTCAAGGATTCTTGCAAGGAACTGCTTGAGCTTCGGAAAGAG ATTGATGGGAGACTCTACAATCTTAAGAAAGATGTCTCAGTTCAAGACTCTAAGCATCGAAAGACACTTTCTGAG TATTTAATGGAGTTCAATAGCAGCCCATGTGATTTGGTGGAGCTTTCACCTCTTTTTTCTGATGATAGCCGTGTTGCTGAGGTTGCTTCGGTTGCCCAGAAATTAC GTCATTTGCTGAAGAAGATATTGGAAGACATGGAATACCTGTTCCATCAGCTATGGGAAATGTAA